atattcgaatattcgcattgTTTTAATTGACTACTTGCTAGTTGCAGTGGAATAAATTGTTGTTCGTGAAAGTTCGGATGCGTTTGAATAAAATAACTAGTCTTCATGTGCTATTCAATTTTAAAAGtgcatattttaatatgctttgCTTCACAAAGCCCCAAGCAGTCAGACGCTTATTGAACTCTTATTGGCAATAATAATAGCCATAACAGTGATCATACGATATGCATTTCTGATAAAGATGCGTTATATCGCATCTGCATTGCTCACACATATTAATGCCTGTATTGACATTGATTCATTACAGTTTGCCGCTTTCTTTTCGTATATGTGGAGGTTTGGCGAATTCCTTTGCAAGTTTGTCCACTATATACAGAATGTTTCCGCCGTGTGTTCTGTCACCACGTTGACCTTCATGAGTTTGGAGAGGTAGTAATAATGATTCAAAAAAATTACAACAGATACAATCCTTATACGAATCACTATAGTGGTATTGTATATAATAGTGTTTATTGATATTATCATTATCAATATTATAAAATACAGgataattaaattacaaaaaagtcTATGATCGTATTAAACTGGTTATTTATTGTCATAAAGATATCAATAAATACTTTTTGAGTAGAGCACTTCAAGATCATATGATCTATTTGTATATTGGTTATACCGGGTACATACGATAGTATTGCCAAATATTACACATATCCGTTCTAAATATTCAATATAGATATTATGCAATCGTCCATCCAATGAAGGCCAAATATTCGTGCACGGTGGGGAAAGCCAGAAAAGTGTGCACCATCCTCTGGATAATGTCCTTCATCCTGGCTCTTCCGATCCTGATAGGAAGAGTGAGTATTTATTGCTTTTAGgcagttttatttttgttttgtttgaaataaatgatattattgttgtttatatttgataattACGTATCATTTGCTCTTGAGTGATTCCACAAACATACATCATGAAGCCCAAGCATGACACGAGATGTGTGGTTGGGAATGGTgcgtaaaacattaaaataatctgATGCGAGTACTTATTCTGTAAGGTATGTTTACAGTATAAGCCATTCATGATAGCTTAACAAAATGCATACAGTTTCTACACAAAAAGCGatttattaaaatctttaaaacgTTATACATGCGAAGATACACacgatttatatttatatttatatgggatgtattaatttatttgaatagaaatgaagaaaaattGTCAATAGTTTAGGATGAATAGGGTTACAAAACGTAATAAAAGGAAATCATGTATAACTTATCTTTGAACGCTGAAAAGTAGGTACCATTGACGAAAATCTTATTAATACAACTACAAAAGGCATCGGAGAAAGTGCGTTATACCTCATGCAAAAAGTTTATGAGCATGCAATTAAATTACAGTATACGATAGAACAATTCTTGCATCATATAGCAAAGACTGGTGAAATGTGTTGACCTATACGATACCATAATCGCATATGATTTAATTCATCCTTGGTCTCGTTTTCCCAGGTACATATTACAGTCGGTCTCTACCGGAAAGCCATCTGGTGCATACAGGAATGGAAATTACCCGCGTTCAGCATTCTTTACGAGGTGTACATGTTTTGCATCTTGCTGGCCATTCCAGTGACCATCATGACCTTTGCATATGTTCGAATTTGCCGTGAGCTTTGGTTCATCACACAGCATAGATCTCTTTTGAGGAGTGAATCGTTAGTATCTATAAACATTACTAACTATTAATTCAAATTATAACTGCACAATGGTATATGCTTGCTTTTGTGTTTGTGATGATTTGATCTTCGTTCATTAATTTCATTACAACTTCAATCTACCTATTTGCAAAATGAAACATGCAAAATGTGcagttaaaatatttcttttttccaGAGGTCATTCATGTAGTTCGAAGTACAATTCTAAAAATCAAGTGACTACATTAAAAGTGAAATTCGTCGACGACGACAACACCAAAAAGCAGGTAAAGTGTTGTTGTCTAATGTTCTCGATCAACTTTTGATTTGGTTTTGGAAtaatgaatataatataatttgtttctTTAGGAGAAACCATGGATTCCCTTTTAGTCTacatttatgtatacatttaatttatgaaTTTTATTTGTAAATCATAAGTACAACATGAAGATAACTTAACGCATGGGCTATGGGAATATTGTTTCCCTGTTAGTTTGTTTTTCTTATGATTCAGATTTTATATTATTAGAAATTGATACAGCCGTGCCAACAGTGAGAATTTTGTGTTTTCGATGCCGTTGAACTTATTACGACACAATTAAAATCATAAGGCGCATtctctttttgttgttgttgttgtttctctaACTTTGATAATACTCTGgtataaataattttggattcccTTTTACTCtacatttatgtttacattttatttatgatttttttttgtaaaacataagTATAAAAAAAGATAACGTAACTCATGGGCTATGGGAATATTGTTTccatgtttgtttttcttatgatccagattttatattattaacaacttATACAGCCGTGCCGACAGTGGGTATTATGCCGTTTAACTTATTACGACACAATTAAAATCATTGGGCGCATtctctttttgttgttgttgttctttctttaacattgataataatttggtattaacaatatagGTGGTAAAGATGCTAGTTGCTATAATTCTGGTATTCGTCATCTGCTGGGCGCCAATCACCGTCAACAATCTCTTAGTCTCCTTCCAAGTCCTGCCGACCCTTCACATAGGATCCCTTAAATACATCCGGGAGGCGTTCCACGTCATGTCCTACGCGAATAGCTGCGTCAACCCAGTGGTCTATGGCTTCATGTCAAAGAACTTCCGCCAGACTTTCGTTAAGTCCTTATGCGGATGCCTTCGAGGAAAGGACTACATTCGGCGGCAAATGTTTAAGAGCCAGACTGAGGTATCATTCATGACGGATGAAGCGTACCCGACACGTTTTGTGAACGCTGATCGCGGTGCGATTCTTACGAAGCAGTGCGCCGTCGATGATGACGAGCTTTCGGACGTCGACGGTAACAAGGAAACGGATGCTTTGCGGCAAGATGATACGCAGATATAAATGGTCAAATATGTTCCGGATGCACATTGCTTTTCAGTGTGATTTCCACACGGCGTTCATCCAGAAAGAATAGCTGTTAAAAGGGCAAAGATAATTATCTAATATCATGCTATGTACTGGCATGCGTGGATGTCGTGCTTGTTGTAATTTATTTCAATGTTAAGTATAATAAATGTAAGTATTTGTGTTATTTATGCGTTATCTGAAACTGTAAGTCTATATTAAGTTGGAACTATATCGTATGTCAAATGCCAGATTAGATACAAAACACTTACTCGAGGGTTAAGTTTTCAGATTGTACATGGATGTAATATCTAATCAATATGAGGGATGTCAGACTTGTCTGAACGACAGTCAGATGAGTTTGTAACGGTCTCTCAAGGGAAATCTCTCGTACTCAGACACACTGGTAGTACTTGATTTGATATTCGTGCCAAAATGTGcaacatttaaatgaatttatacgATAATGTATAATATCATATAAGAGAGGCGGTTAGTCGATAACTTGAATTTCTTGATATTGTTAAAGGTTTGTAGGCCAGCACAAGTTAAAATGTACTTGTCAAATGCAATACGTTTAAACATGAGATGAAAAGAAGTCACCAATACAAAGAACATTCGGTACTACTTCTCAGCAATGGCATCGATTATGATATCTAAATAATAAGTTGTACAGTGCAAGTGAAAACGTATGTTACCAAATATCGACGGGAAGTTTCTTTACCTTTTCAAAAAGTTATATTTCTGGACATTAACAAGTGTGTTCAATATGgtattcctttttttaattcataaacgTTTGTGAACGGGACAACAATTCCATTCATTTTAGAGATATTGTGTGCAATCACAAACAGCTATTTTGTGAAGTACAGTCATTGTAATGAAAGTTAAAATAGCTTCACCATAAACCACAACTGTAAATTAGTATTACCCCTGTTTTAAGAGGCTAATATTATCTGATTAAAAGTAAAAACTAAATGCGATCTTTATTAtggtcaatatatttatttttaaggtTCTTTTGAACGTGTTTAAAGCAAAGACATGCTGCCACCTAATGAATTAATGTTGCATATTTGACAAAAAGAGTAAAAAAGCcgtttacacatacatgtatgtttggtAAAACTACTAGATTGACAGCCCGgacttatattattttattattttttttatattggtaaGAGC
This sequence is a window from Dreissena polymorpha isolate Duluth1 chromosome 16, UMN_Dpol_1.0, whole genome shotgun sequence. Protein-coding genes within it:
- the LOC127862477 gene encoding QRFP-like peptide receptor, producing MSNEDNITSWDFNLLNVTVGYEGKDTDELNDSFGNLTADYEINSSPPLEELLSVSIVYGLTLLLGVVGNILVIFSVTRYQQMVTTTNTFLLSLASADLLLVLICVPVKFAAFFSYMWRFGEFLCKFVHYIQNVSAVCSVTTLTFMSLERYYAIVHPMKAKYSCTVGKARKVCTILWIMSFILALPILIGRVHITVGLYRKAIWCIQEWKLPAFSILYEVYMFCILLAIPVTIMTFAYVRICRELWFITQHRSLLRSESGHSCSSKYNSKNQVTTLKVKFVDDDNTKKQVVKMLVAIILVFVICWAPITVNNLLVSFQVLPTLHIGSLKYIREAFHVMSYANSCVNPVVYGFMSKNFRQTFVKSLCGCLRGKDYIRRQMFKSQTEVSFMTDEAYPTRFVNADRGAILTKQCAVDDDELSDVDGNKETDALRQDDTQI